A DNA window from Caulobacter mirabilis contains the following coding sequences:
- a CDS encoding CVNH domain-containing protein produces the protein MRISLLTALVAAGASLLFAGAASAQGTSIPSGSYRSSCADIRAQFVSGTRLLTARCQTASGGWRNTSLRYDSCRGDIANNNGNLTCSQGGGGGGWDRPPSGSYQQSCRNTTMRGSTLSAQCQDARGGWQYSSINVDSCRGRDISNENGRLSCSSGGGGGRPPSGSYQQSCRDAYMNGSTLSARCQDGRGRWQTSSINVNECRGRDIANDNGRLSCSRGGGGGRPPSGSYEQSCRDAYMDGSTLSARCQDGRGRWQSSSINVNDCRGRDIANDNGRLTCSRGGGEDQIPNGSYIQTCRDAYVRNGILSAACRDPSGRYQNSSVSVASCRNRDIANVNGRLSCTGGGDGGGGGQVPNGSYHQTCSNAYMEGPVLRAQCKLTFGSRTKSTAIDTRICQGRDIYNLNGELMCDGRAGGR, from the coding sequence ATGAGGATCAGTCTCCTAACCGCCCTGGTCGCCGCGGGCGCCAGCCTGCTGTTCGCAGGCGCCGCCTCCGCGCAGGGTACGTCTATACCTTCCGGCAGCTATCGGAGTTCTTGCGCCGACATTCGCGCCCAGTTCGTCAGCGGAACCCGGCTCCTGACCGCACGCTGCCAGACCGCCAGCGGCGGTTGGCGCAACACGAGCCTGCGGTACGACAGTTGCCGCGGCGACATCGCCAACAACAACGGCAATCTCACCTGCAGCCAGGGCGGGGGAGGCGGCGGCTGGGATCGCCCGCCGTCCGGCAGCTACCAACAGTCCTGCCGCAACACGACCATGCGCGGCTCAACCCTGAGCGCCCAGTGCCAGGACGCTCGCGGCGGCTGGCAGTATTCGTCGATCAACGTCGACAGCTGCCGTGGCCGCGACATCTCCAATGAGAACGGCCGTCTGAGCTGCTCCAGCGGCGGCGGTGGCGGGCGTCCGCCGTCGGGCAGCTATCAGCAGTCCTGCCGCGACGCCTACATGAACGGCTCGACCCTGAGCGCTCGTTGCCAGGACGGCCGGGGCCGCTGGCAGACCTCGTCGATCAACGTCAACGAGTGCCGTGGCCGCGACATCGCCAACGACAACGGCCGCCTGAGCTGTTCGCGCGGCGGCGGCGGCGGTCGTCCGCCTTCGGGCAGCTATGAGCAGTCGTGCCGCGACGCCTACATGGACGGCTCGACCCTGAGCGCCCGTTGCCAGGATGGCCGCGGCCGTTGGCAGAGCTCGTCGATCAACGTCAACGATTGCCGTGGTCGCGACATCGCCAACGACAACGGCCGCCTGACCTGCTCGCGCGGCGGCGGTGAAGATCAGATTCCGAACGGCAGCTACATCCAGACCTGCCGCGACGCCTATGTGCGGAACGGCATCCTGTCGGCGGCCTGTCGCGACCCCAGCGGACGCTATCAGAACAGCTCGGTCAGCGTCGCCAGCTGCCGCAACCGCGACATCGCCAACGTCAACGGCCGTCTGTCCTGCACGGGCGGCGGAGACGGCGGAGGCGGCGGGCAGGTTCCGAACGGCAGCTATCATCAGACCTGCAGCAACGCCTACATGGAAGGGCCGGTCCTGCGGGCGCAGTGCAAGCTGACCTTCGGCAGCCGAACCAAGAGCACCGCGATCGATACGCGCATCTGCCAGGGGCGCGACATCTACAATCTGAACGGCGAACTGATGTGTGACGGCAGGGCGGGAGGCCGATAA